The following are from one region of the Sandaracinus amylolyticus genome:
- the grxD gene encoding Grx4 family monothiol glutaredoxin, with the protein MDIRLRIEEIVSNNSVVLFMKGTRSAPRCGFSSRVVDVLDELLEDYLTVDVLADEAIREGIKEYGQWPTIPQLYVRGKLVGGADIIAEMMRAGELAPMLGVEGPIETEIPEVHVSDAAVAAFRQYAGVQKPDVRLAIDRAFDAELDIEAPREDDLVIDLVTIRLSMDRASARRADGVAIDFVSGPGATGFRITNPAAPPKVKSMSVEQLDQMRRAGKPHLLVDVRTPEERAIAEIEGSELLDEDLRAKLADLDRATTLVLYCHHGVRSRAAAEHCVRMGFRDVWNVEGGIEAWSTRVDPKVARY; encoded by the coding sequence ATGGACATCCGGCTGCGCATCGAAGAGATCGTCTCGAACAACTCCGTCGTGCTCTTCATGAAGGGCACGCGCAGCGCGCCGCGCTGTGGGTTCTCGTCGCGCGTGGTCGACGTGCTCGACGAGCTGCTCGAGGACTACCTGACGGTCGACGTGCTCGCCGACGAGGCGATCCGCGAGGGCATCAAGGAGTACGGGCAGTGGCCGACCATCCCGCAGCTCTACGTGCGCGGGAAGCTCGTCGGCGGCGCGGACATCATCGCCGAGATGATGCGCGCGGGTGAGCTCGCGCCGATGCTCGGCGTCGAGGGACCGATCGAGACCGAGATCCCCGAGGTGCACGTGAGCGACGCGGCCGTCGCGGCGTTCCGGCAGTACGCGGGCGTGCAGAAGCCCGACGTGCGGCTCGCGATCGATCGTGCGTTCGACGCGGAGCTCGACATCGAGGCGCCGCGCGAGGACGACCTCGTGATCGACCTCGTGACGATCCGGCTCTCGATGGATCGCGCGAGCGCGCGCCGCGCCGACGGAGTGGCGATCGACTTCGTGAGCGGCCCCGGCGCGACCGGCTTCCGCATCACGAACCCCGCGGCGCCGCCGAAGGTGAAGAGCATGAGCGTGGAGCAGCTCGACCAGATGCGTCGCGCCGGCAAGCCGCACCTGCTCGTCGACGTGCGCACGCCCGAGGAGCGCGCGATCGCGGAGATCGAGGGGAGCGAGCTGCTCGACGAGGATCTGCGCGCGAAGCTCGCCGATCTCGATCGCGCGACGACGCTGGTCCTCTACTGCCACCACGGCGTGCGCTCGCGCGCGGCGGCCGAGCACTGCGTGCGCATGGGGTTCCGCGACGTGTGGAACGTCGAGGGCGGGATCGAGGCGTGGTCGACGCGCGTCGACCCGAAGGTCGCGCGTTATTAA
- a CDS encoding DoxX family protein, which yields MRGVMLVLLAVSFVSAGVMHFVIEPTFTAMVPPFLPAPRVLVWISGIAEIALGIATLVPRLRPYAGWGLVALLIAVFPANVYMVFDDTPAIDAPRWALWARLPIQAVLVAWAIWATDAVKLVRR from the coding sequence ATGCGTGGCGTGATGCTCGTGCTCCTCGCGGTGAGCTTCGTGAGCGCCGGCGTGATGCACTTCGTGATCGAGCCGACGTTCACCGCGATGGTGCCGCCCTTTCTCCCCGCGCCGCGCGTGCTGGTGTGGATCTCGGGCATCGCGGAGATCGCGCTCGGCATCGCGACGCTCGTCCCGCGGCTGCGGCCCTACGCGGGATGGGGGCTCGTCGCGCTGCTGATCGCGGTGTTCCCCGCGAACGTCTACATGGTGTTCGACGACACGCCTGCGATCGACGCGCCGCGATGGGCGCTCTGGGCGCGGCTGCCGATCCAGGCGGTGCTCGTCGCGTGGGCGATCTGGGCCACCGATGCGGTGAAGCTCGTTCGGCGCTGA
- the cysS gene encoding cysteine--tRNA ligase, with protein sequence MARPFRVYDTLRRSIVPFTPRRPGHVGLYVCGMTTYDHAHVGHARAMVVFDAFVRYLRHGGWDVTYVRNHTDVDDKIIRRAQHHGEDPLARASRFVHAFDEDMHALGLVVPDAAPRVTESIDAIVALIEALITRGHAYVAPSGDVWFSVASAPAYGALSNRRGDAIETSADVESGKRDRRDFALWKAARPGEPSWSAPFGRGRPGWHIECSAMAHETLGDALDIHGGGLDLVFPHHENEIVQSECVHGAPYAGHWMHNGLLTTSSGAKIARSEGNGATIREVLARVPAEALRFTYLRAHYRSPLAWDERTIDDALSQLARLYAAIETASALGGDGDPDRAAAELGTDARETLELARTFEGRVIEALDDDFHTPRALACTIELARALQRLTTLPRAVKRGGPIARVALDALDVVKRALGLLTSTAESFHDEVRRKVLPSRGLDARTIDARIESRDAARARRAWDEADAVRAELDACGIDVRDTPRGTEWRVRL encoded by the coding sequence TTGGCACGTCCGTTCCGCGTCTACGACACGCTCCGTCGATCGATCGTCCCCTTCACGCCGCGCCGCCCCGGGCACGTCGGGCTTTACGTCTGCGGCATGACCACCTACGACCACGCGCACGTCGGGCACGCGCGCGCGATGGTCGTGTTCGACGCGTTCGTCCGCTACCTGCGCCACGGCGGTTGGGACGTGACCTACGTCCGCAACCACACCGACGTCGACGACAAGATCATCCGCCGCGCGCAACATCACGGCGAAGACCCCCTCGCGCGCGCGTCGCGCTTCGTGCACGCGTTCGACGAGGACATGCACGCGCTCGGGCTCGTGGTGCCCGACGCCGCGCCGCGCGTCACCGAGAGCATCGACGCGATCGTCGCGTTGATCGAGGCGCTGATCACACGCGGTCACGCCTACGTCGCGCCGAGCGGCGACGTGTGGTTCTCGGTCGCGTCGGCGCCCGCGTACGGCGCGCTCTCGAACCGTCGCGGCGACGCGATCGAGACGAGCGCCGACGTCGAGAGCGGCAAGCGCGATCGGCGCGACTTCGCGCTGTGGAAGGCGGCGCGTCCCGGCGAGCCGAGCTGGAGCGCGCCGTTCGGACGTGGTCGTCCGGGGTGGCACATCGAGTGCTCGGCGATGGCGCACGAGACGCTCGGTGACGCGCTCGACATCCACGGCGGCGGGCTCGATCTCGTGTTCCCTCATCACGAGAACGAGATCGTGCAGTCGGAGTGCGTGCATGGCGCGCCCTACGCGGGGCACTGGATGCACAACGGGCTGCTCACCACGTCGAGCGGCGCGAAGATCGCGCGCAGCGAGGGCAACGGCGCGACGATCCGCGAGGTGCTGGCGCGCGTGCCCGCGGAGGCGCTGCGCTTCACCTATCTGCGCGCGCACTATCGATCGCCGCTCGCGTGGGACGAGCGCACGATCGACGACGCGCTCTCGCAGCTCGCGCGGCTCTACGCGGCGATCGAGACCGCGAGCGCGCTCGGCGGCGACGGCGATCCCGATCGCGCCGCAGCGGAGCTCGGGACCGATGCGCGCGAGACGCTCGAGCTCGCGCGCACTTTCGAGGGGCGTGTGATCGAGGCGCTCGACGACGACTTCCACACGCCGCGCGCGCTCGCCTGCACGATCGAGCTCGCGCGCGCGCTGCAGCGCCTCACGACGCTACCGCGCGCGGTGAAGCGAGGCGGGCCCATCGCGCGGGTCGCGCTCGACGCGCTCGACGTCGTGAAGCGCGCGCTCGGCCTGCTGACGTCGACGGCCGAGTCCTTCCACGACGAGGTGCGCCGCAAGGTGCTCCCTTCGCGCGGGCTCGATGCGCGCACGATCGACGCACGCATCGAGTCGCGCGACGCCGCGCGCGCCCGGCGCGCATGGGACGAGGCGGACGCCGTACGCGCGGAGCTCGACGCGTGCGGAATCGACGTGCGCGACACGCCGCGCGGCACCGAGTGGCGCGTGCGGCTGTGA
- a CDS encoding nuclear transport factor 2 family protein, producing the protein MTNVEALVRDYLETWNETDPARRRALFERVYAADAVYVDPHVAAEGREQIEQFVSAVQARYPGVRFTLHGAVDAHHDQARFTWHAAPAGAREPVAIGFDVVVTEQGRMKKVYGFLDKQPG; encoded by the coding sequence ATGACGAACGTCGAAGCCCTGGTGCGCGACTACCTCGAGACCTGGAACGAGACCGATCCCGCGCGTCGCCGCGCGCTCTTCGAGCGCGTCTACGCGGCCGATGCGGTCTACGTCGATCCCCACGTCGCGGCCGAGGGCCGCGAGCAGATCGAGCAGTTCGTGAGCGCGGTGCAGGCGCGGTATCCCGGCGTGCGCTTCACGCTGCACGGCGCGGTCGACGCGCACCACGATCAGGCGCGCTTCACCTGGCACGCCGCGCCCGCCGGGGCGCGCGAGCCGGTCGCGATCGGGTTCGACGTCGTGGTCACCGAGCAGGGCCGCATGAAGAAGGTCTACGGCTTCCTCGACAAGCAGCCCGGCTGA
- a CDS encoding glycine cleavage system protein R, whose protein sequence is MTHHVRISIACRDDRGLLAAVAGRLFELGGDLGDASFGLLGEQAELVCVCAMPDHQTADAIRKALAALPALKSGEIQVKPFELGRAPTATGKATHVVRVRGNDRPGLMARLCEAFGELGANIVRMDAQQLERSAGTDYLMRFEAWIPEGNEEACLANVANTAESMAMSCDAERVAPK, encoded by the coding sequence ATGACCCATCACGTCCGTATCTCCATCGCGTGCCGCGACGACCGCGGCCTCCTCGCTGCCGTCGCCGGCCGTCTCTTCGAGCTCGGCGGTGATCTCGGCGACGCGTCGTTCGGTCTTCTCGGCGAGCAGGCCGAGCTCGTGTGCGTCTGCGCGATGCCCGATCACCAGACGGCCGACGCGATCCGCAAGGCGCTCGCCGCGCTGCCCGCGCTGAAGTCGGGCGAGATCCAGGTGAAGCCGTTCGAGCTCGGCCGCGCGCCGACCGCGACGGGCAAAGCGACCCACGTCGTGCGCGTGCGCGGCAACGATCGTCCCGGCCTCATGGCGCGCCTGTGCGAGGCGTTCGGCGAGCTCGGCGCGAACATCGTGCGCATGGACGCGCAGCAACTCGAGCGCAGCGCCGGCACCGACTACCTGATGCGCTTCGAGGCGTGGATCCCCGAGGGCAACGAGGAGGCGTGCCTCGCGAACGTCGCGAACACCGCCGAGTCGATGGCGATGAGCTGCGACGCGGAGCGCGTCGCGCCGAAGTGA